The region TCTATTTCTCCGATGAACAGATGGAGTCTTATCTCACCGAGCACAAGCTCCCCAACGAATGGGACTACTTCGATCCCGCCAAGGCCGACGAAAAGCGCGAGTGCGGACTCCATGCGGGGTGGGGAAAATCGGCAATAGGGAATGGGTGATAGGGCAACCACATGAGTGAACCTTTTGAAAATTCGGAAGCCTGGAAGTCTGCCCGCATACTAAGCAATGAGGTTTATGCATTATGCAGACGCTCACCCCTTTCAAAGGACTTCGGCCTCTGCGACCAGCTGCAGCGCGCCGCTGTATCCGTAATGAATAATCTGGCTGAAGGATGGGAAACCCTTCACATCGCGGAAAAGCGTCAAGCCTACAACTATGCCCGACGCTCCTGCGGTGAAGTTCGATCGATGAGCTATCTGCTACTAGATAACAAATTCATTTTGGTATCAGAACAAAACGAACTTCTCCAACTCTGCATCAAGACTGGAAAACTGATCTCCGGACTCATGCGCTCTCATCGTTCACGCGCTTAATCCCCATTACCCATCCCCAATCACCTATTACCCATACGATGAAATCGTATCATCTCGATCACCTGGATTACCTCGAAACGGAGGCTATCCACATCATGCGTGAGGTTGCGGCGGAGTTTGAGCGTCCGGCCATCCTCTTCTCGGGAGGCAAGGACTCGATCTGCCTGCTTCGCCTTGCGGAGAAGGCCTTCCGCCCCTCGGACATTCCGATGCCATTCCTCAACGTGGCGACGGGTCACGAGTTCCCCGAGCTCCTGGAATTCCGCGACCGGCGCGCCAAGGAACTGCATGCAAAACTTATCGTTCGTACCGTGGATGAGGCCCTGGAAAAGGGAATCGCAGTCCAGGCACCCGGACAGATCAGTCGCAACCAACTCCAGATTCCCGTCCTCTTGGGGGCGATCGAGGAGTTCCGCTTCGATTGCTGCATCGGCGGTGCCCGCCGCGACGAGGAAAAAGCCCGAGCCAAAGAGCGCTTCTTCAGCTTCCGCGATAGCTTCGGCCAATGGGATCCCAAGAACCAGCGACCCGAGATCTGGAACCTCTACAATGGTCGCCTGAATCCGGGTGAGAACATGCGTGTGTTTCCTCTCTCCAACTGGACCGAGATGGACGTCTGGGAATACATCAAGCGTGAGAAACTGGAGGTCCCCTCCATCTACTTCAGTCACC is a window of Verrucomicrobiota bacterium DNA encoding:
- a CDS encoding sulfate adenylyltransferase subunit 2, producing MKSYHLDHLDYLETEAIHIMREVAAEFERPAILFSGGKDSICLLRLAEKAFRPSDIPMPFLNVATGHEFPELLEFRDRRAKELHAKLIVRTVDEALEKGIAVQAPGQISRNQLQIPVLLGAIEEFRFDCCIGGARRDEEKARAKERFFSFRDSFGQWDPKNQRPEIWNLYNGRLNPGENMRVFPLSNWTEMDVWEYIKREKLEVPSIYFSHQRRCVRRGGQWVPDTELMPAKANEEVKELIVRVRTIGDIISTGCVESPAATCDDIIAEIAAARVTERGSRADDRVSEAAMEDRKKAGYF
- a CDS encoding four helix bundle protein, whose product is MSEPFENSEAWKSARILSNEVYALCRRSPLSKDFGLCDQLQRAAVSVMNNLAEGWETLHIAEKRQAYNYARRSCGEVRSMSYLLLDNKFILVSEQNELLQLCIKTGKLISGLMRSHRSRA